In the Clostridium cellulovorans 743B genome, CAATTTGAGCTGCATCTTCCCAATAAACCTTATATCCATTATATTCTTTTGGATTATGACTTGCTGTAACTACAATTCCAGAAATAGTTTTTAAATGCCTAACAGTAAAAGATAAAACTGGAGTAGGTCTTAAACTTTCAAATAGAAAAACCTTAATACCATTACCAGCCAAAACTAAAGCAGCTTTTTTTGCAAATTCCTTTGAAAAATACCTACAATCATATGCAATAGCAACTCCTCTTTTCATATACTCCGATCCATATTCACATATATAGTCTGCAAGACCTTGAGTTGCCCTTGAAACTATGTACAAATTCATTCTATTAGTACCAGCCCCTAGTTTTCCCCTAAGCCCTGCTGTGCCAAATTCTAAATCTCTATAAAATCTATCCTCTATTTCTTTCTCATCATTTTCAATAGAAAGTAACTCGTTTCTAATTTCCTCATCAAAAAAAGTATTTGTCACCCATTTTTTATATGTATTCTTATATTCCATGTAAAACGCTCCTTTTAATTATATTATAACTATTTTTTCTTCATATTATCGCTAATATACATTATATCTTCTATATTAATCCTTAAGTCATGCTGCTTAATTTCTCAATTTCAATATATATTCATCAGTGATTTTTCTAGATTTAATACATATATCATTTATAAAATAAATATAACTTTTTAATCAGAGCTTATATATTTGAAAAAGCTATCTCAAATTGACTTTTGAAATAGCTTTTAGTTATACATTTTTTAGTTTATATTTTTAAAAAAACAGTTGATATATCCCCAAGCAAAGGATAATTACTGAAGATATAAGAGCGGCATACTTACCAAAAACCTTTGATAAATATCCCTCACCAAAATAATATCCTATTATCAGAGTTATTATACTTAAGAAAAAAGTTATAATAGTCGTTAAAATAATATTTAATCCCGTTATACTAGCTCCAAGCCCTAATCCAATATTATTTATTGCTAATGCTATAGCTAGTGTCATAGCTTCCTTCACATCTATATATCCTGATTTATCCTTATCAGCTATATAGGGATCATCTAACAGTTCCTTGTAATTTGTATTTCCTTTATTGTCATGTTTCTTTTTTACTTCATTACCTTTGTCTTTAAAATAAAACTCACCTATAAACCATATACCGATACCTATTAAAATCAGCGCTCCAATAGTCTTGGATATATTAATTGACATAAAGTTACTTAATGCTATTCCAACACTCATGGATAAAAAAGTACCCATGGCAGAAATCAAAGCTATGATAACGTTACTCAACAAGCCAATTCTAATCTTTTTTATTCCATAAGCCACACCTACTGCAAAACAATCTAGGCTAGCAGATATAGCTAATAGAAGAGAAGATACTACTTGCACTTGTACTCCTCCTATGCAGGGTTTCAATAATAGTATATTCTCTTGTAAAACTTGTGGTTACTGTGTCGTATCATAGAAATAGAGCAGCGGACAGAAACCTACTGCCATAGTTCCTATCCACTGCTCTAAACAAATATTTGCCTTAAATTCCTTTTGCTTTAAGAGAAAGGGGCATCTTCCCTTAAAAGCATAGAAGACCTAGGTTTTATAATAAGAACTTATTCAAGTAGCATTTTGATGGTGCTATTGTTTTGAAATCTTATTATAGAAAAAATATATCACCATTCTATTAATAAATCAATAGGTGATGTATATATTTTTTATTAATTTTTTATATTTTTATACTTTTCAGTGATACTTTTAATCTTCATTAATTATTTTGTTGTCACTTTAACATTCCGCATTCCTAAATATAATTTGTAGTTCTATAAACTTAAGCTATTGAATATTGATATTTGTTCTAACTTATCTTCTTTGAAACTAGACATTGATACACCTACCAAACGTATCTTATCTTTTATATCAAGATTCTCTAAAATATTATAAGCCTCTTTAAAAATATCCTCTTCCCCAACTATATAATGATTTAAGGTTTTGCTTTTTGTATGGCTTTTAAAATCAGCCGTCTTGATCTTTATTGTAACATTTTTTGCACTAATATTCTTAGCCTTTAATGTTTTTGAAATTGACTTTGCAAACTCATATATCA is a window encoding:
- the ytaF gene encoding sporulation membrane protein YtaF, which encodes MQVVSSLLLAISASLDCFAVGVAYGIKKIRIGLLSNVIIALISAMGTFLSMSVGIALSNFMSINISKTIGALILIGIGIWFIGEFYFKDKGNEVKKKHDNKGNTNYKELLDDPYIADKDKSGYIDVKEAMTLAIALAINNIGLGLGASITGLNIILTTIITFFLSIITLIIGYYFGEGYLSKVFGKYAALISSVIILCLGIYQLFF